From Salvia splendens isolate huo1 chromosome 3, SspV2, whole genome shotgun sequence, a single genomic window includes:
- the LOC121796813 gene encoding copper transporter 4-like translates to METSSFSSFWNWYLMRLLPGWPHYQSPYDYGFSLLLVFLLTFTAEFCSNYPVSRRSDPRVAALGGAALRALQMFMTYLAIIAIMATDFVFFAAAVAGHAAGNLVAGLYQYHIEEVESALYDCSCGNYYTV, encoded by the coding sequence atGGAGACCTCCTCATTTAGCAGCTTTTGGAATTGGTATCTTATGAGGCTCTTGCCGGGGTGGCCCCACTACCAATCTCCTTACGACTATGGTTTCTCTCTCTTGTTAGTGTTTCTGCTCACCTTCACTGCTGAGTTCTGCTCCAACTACCCCGTCAGCCGACGAAGCGATCCGAGGGTGGCTGCGCTGGGTGGCGCCGCCTTGCGGGCGCTTCAGATGTTCATGACTTACTTGGCCATCATAGCCATAATGGCCACCGATTTCGTCTTCTTTGCAGCAGCGGTGGCTGGACATGCCGCCGGAAATCTTGTTGCTGGTCTCTATCAGTATCATATTGAAGAGGTCGAGTCTGCGTTGTATGACTGTAGCTGTGGAAATTATTATACTGTGTGA